One segment of Eulemur rufifrons isolate Redbay chromosome 4, OSU_ERuf_1, whole genome shotgun sequence DNA contains the following:
- the LOC138382388 gene encoding olfactory receptor 2B11 translates to MRSDNQSFLGDPPKYFILLGVSDRPWLELPLFVVLLVFYILAMLGNIAIILVSRLDPQLQSPMYIFLSHLSFLDLCYTATTVPQMLVNMGTSKKTISYGGCTVQYAIFHWLGCTECIVLAAMALDRYVAICEPLRYAVIMHRTLCQQLVAVAWLSGFSNSLVQVVLTVQLPFCGRQVLNNFFCEVPAMIKLSCADTAVNDATLAVLVAFFVLVPLALILLSYGFITRAVLRIRSSKGRRKAFGTCSSHLVVVSLFYLPAIYMYLQPPSSYSQEQGKFISLFYSIITPTLNPFIYTLRNKDVKGALRRLLAKIWGLCRR, encoded by the coding sequence ATGAGAAGTGACAACCAGAGCTTCTTGGGGGATCCCCCTAAATACTTCATCCTCCTGGGCGTTTCGGACAGGCCATGGCTGGAGCTCCCTCTCTTTGTGGTCCTCTTGGTGTTCTACATTCTGGCCATGTTAGGGAACATTGCCATCATCCTGGTTTCCCGGCTGGATCCCCAGCTGCAAAGCCCCATGTACATCTTCCTCAGCCACCTGTCCTTCCTGGACCTCTGTTACACTGCCACCACGGTCCCTCAGATGCTAGTCAACATGGGCACTTCCAAGAAGACCATCAGCTACGGGGGCTGCACAGTGCAGTACGCAATTTTCCACTGGCTGGGATGCACCGAGTGCATTGTCTTGGCCGCCATGGCCCTGGACCGCTACGTGGCCATCTGTGAGCCCCTCCGGTATGCCGTCATCATGCACCGCACTCTCTGTCAGCAGCTCGTGGCTGTGGCCTGGCTCAGTGGCTTCAGCAACTCCCTCGTTCAGGTAGTCCTGACAGTGCAGTTGCCTTTCTGTGGGCGGCAGGTGCTGAACAACTTCTTCTGTGAGGTGCCAGCCATGATCAAGTTGTCGTGTGCCGACACGGCTGTGAATGACGCCACGCTGGCTGTGCTGGTGGCCTTCTTTGTGCTGGTCCCCCTAGCTCTCATCCTCCTCTCCTATGGCTTTATCACCCGTGCTGTGCTCAGGATCCGGTCATCCAAGGGACGGCGCAAGGCCTTTGGGACCTGTTCCTCCCACTTGGTGGTGGTCTCGCTTTTCTACCTACCTGCCATCTACATGTACCTGCAGCCCCCTTCTAGCTACTCCCAAGAGCAGGGCAAGTTCATTTCCCTCTTCTACTCCATCATCACCCCTACCCTCAATCCCTTCATCTACACCCTGAGGAATAAAGATGTGAAGGGAGCTCTGAGAAGACTCCTGGCAAAAATCTGGGGGCTCTGCAGAAGATGA
- the LOC138382389 gene encoding olfactory receptor 2H2-like — protein MYSASQGQWPSALSKDKRGKKAGWVLDMDNDTILDGFVLLGFSDHPRLEKILFVAVTMFYLVTLAGNITIIILSRTDPRLHTPMYFFLAQLSFLDLCFTTSCIPQMLANLWGPDKTISFLGCAAQLYIFLGLGAAECVLLLVMAFDRYVAVCRPLHYAAIMHPHLCQKLAFLVWTSGIFGTLVQSPSTMKLPFCHHHRVDDFVCEVPALIRLACGDTRVNELETSVVGAVFLMGPLLLILVSYGRITQAVLTIQSREGRSKAFRTCSSHLVVVFLFYCSVTSVYIQPRSHFSQKGGKFLTLFYTVVTPTLNPLIYTLRNKDVKGALKRLFGKDRMAREG, from the exons ATGTACAGCGCTTCCCAAGGCCAGTGGCCGTCTGCACTGAGCAAGgacaagagaggaaagaaagcagg GTGGGTGCTGGACATGGACAATGACACCATCCTCGATGGCTTCGTCCTTTTGGGCTTCTCAGATCACCCCAGGCTGGAAAAGATCCTCTTTGTGGCCGTGACTATGTTTTACCTGGTCACCCTAGCGGGCAACATCACCATCATAATCCTGTCCCGTACAGACCCCCgcctccacacccccatgtacttcttcctcgcCCAGCTCTCCTTCCTGGACCTCTGCTTCACCACCAGCTGCATTCCCCAGATGCTGGCCAACCTCTGGGGCCCGGACAAGACCATCAGCTTCCTGGGATGTGCAGCTCAACTCTACATCTTCCTGGGACTGGGAGCTGCCGAGTGTGTGCTGCTGCTGGTCATGGCCTTCGACCGCTACGTGGCTGTGTGCCGACCCCTGCACTATGCGGCCATCATGCACCCACACCTGTGTCAGAAGTTGGCGTTCCTGGTCTGGACTAGTGGGATTTTTGGCACCTTGGTGCAGTCCCCCTCCACCATGAAGCTGCCCTTCTGCCACCACCACCGGGTGGATGACTTTGTCTGTGAGGTCCCTGCACTGATCCGCCTGGCCTGCGGAGACACGCGGGTAAACGAACTGGAGACCTCAGTGGTCGGAGCTGTCTTCCTGATGGGGCCGCTCCTGCTCATCCTCGTCTCCTACGGCCGCATCACCCAGGCGGTGCTGACCATCCAGTCCCGCGAGGGGAGGAGCAAGGCCTTCCGCACCTGCTCTTCCCACCTGGTGGTCGTCTTCCTCTTCTACTGCAGTGTCACTTCTGTCTACATCCAGCCCCGGAGCCATTTTTCCCAGAAGGGAGGGAAATTCCTAACTCTTTTCTATACAGTGGTGACCCCCACGCTCAACCCCCTCATCTACACTTTGAGGAACAAGGATGTGAAGGGAGCTCTCAAGAGGCTATTTGGGAAAGACAGAATGGCCCGTGAGGGGTGA